The Stegostoma tigrinum isolate sSteTig4 chromosome 18, sSteTig4.hap1, whole genome shotgun sequence sequence acagaggggctgaaacagagggcgagaaacagagggcgagaaacagaggggctgaaacagaggggctgatacagaggttctgaaacagaggggctgaaacaggaggcgagaaacagaggggctgaaacagagggcgagaaacagaggggctaaaaacagagggacTGCCGTGCTAATTGTTTTTAAAGATATATATATTCATTCAGAGATCAGAATAATCCAGTAATAGCATCAGCTGCAATCATTACACTGCAAATGGATTGTTGAACATACGTTCTTGTTTGAGATTTTGAGCAAGGAGTGCATGTTAATGTGACCGTTCATTATGAGCTACGAAAATGGTTTTATCCCAAGTAAACCAATAATTTCTAAGAAAAATGCCTATTCAAGCAACTTTTATGTTGTGTTAAAAATTAGAAATTGTTAGCTCCAAACTCTAATATTTAATGGGAACTCAGTCAAAGCACGTTCAGCATAGTGTAATATAAATGGTATGACATGGGGTAAGAATTTATAATTTTAGGGGTAATATGAGAGAATGTATATTGGACTGGTTAACTAATAAGAAACAGTCAAGATAAATGGTGTCATTTAATACTAGCAAAAAGTAATGACTGGGATGCCAGAGGAATCAGCGCAGCGACCTCTATCATTTGCAATCTTTTATTAAGACGCAGATGAAGGGCTGACTATACTGTAGACAAACTTCTCGATGCAAAGATTGGTAAAAAAGCAAGTTGTTAggaggattaaaaaaaactgcaaagagACATAAAGAGGATAAGAACCTAAAATTATCAGAAAGATACAACATGGAAAAACATGAGGTTGCCCACGTTAATAAGAAGAATAGAaaggtgaatattatttaaatggagggactGCAGAATCTGCAGTACAGCATCCGAGTACCCTCATATATTACGCATCAAAGCTCaacaatcaggaaggcaaatggaatgctggcccttTTTGCAAGGGAATTTCAGTATGAAGGTAAAGGGCAGTGGAGTGGGGtcggggaggtgggggagaaggggtCAGGTCATGTTATATTTTTACAGGCATTAATGAGACTGCAACTAGAGAAGTGCACATTTTCAGTTTCTGTATTCAATAAGGGACATATTGTATTGAAGTTAGCTCATAGAAGCTTCAGTAGATTGATTCTCAAGATAATGGGTCGCCTAATAACAAAAATGTTGAGCGGATGCTGAAGTATTCGAGAACAAAAATTTGAAGGGCCTAAACAGCAGAGATGCTGAACTAATCTTTCCCCTCACGGGGTTAGCCAGAAACAAGGGGTATAGTTTCAGGGATGAGAAGAGATTTCTACTGTCCTCTGGAATCCTGTAATCTAGAGAGATGTGGAAGTTGGTTCATTCAGATTTTTGATCTGCAAGACAGTCAAGAGTTTTAGGTGGCAGCCAGGAAGTGGAGCGAGGCCACAATCAAGAAAGTaaagatcttactgaatgacagcATAGGCTCAAGGGCTACACTCTACATCCTTATATCACAGAGAACATCAACAAATCGAGTCAGAATCAGATTATGTTCAAATACATCAGTAGACAATTTAAAAATCTCAAAGTATGTTCAGTAACAAATGTATCTTTTGTACAGTTACTTAAATTATATACTGCATTTTCAAATATTACCTTAGTTGTACAGGTAGCACGTAAAGGTTCCactagtctgtccaatctctgtaGAACTGCACTTGGACAAAGGGTCGATAACCGTACTAACATCAAGAAGGTCAACATCTGTTAGGTTAAAAAGAAGCTTGGTCAATAAGCTAGTTATCTATAATGGTATATTAAATATAAGCATTGACATTTTCCAAAATATAAACAGAGACCAGTGTACTTCAGTTTAAAATACTAAGTGcaaaaaaataacatttagaCAAAGGGTAAACCCACTGTATGAATCGGCCCGGAGCCCAAGTTAACTATAACTAATATAATCCACACTGATTATTTACCTTGATATCATAATGGTCCTTTAGTCCATCTTCAACATGGTTCAGGAATTCAAAAATATCTAATCTGTCAAGACAGCTATCCAGAAGTGTGTACATGCATTCAAAAGCTGCTTTCCTAATATCTAGGCCATCATCTACAGTATGTTTGAATGGTCCCATTTCCACCTTACATAAAGGAGAGATGAAACATAGTTAAAATGCAGAATGTATAAATCCACTGAATGTTTTCAGGCCAAAATATATTTTGCATACAAACCTCTCTTATTAATTCCTTCCTAACTTTTGTTTCATTATATAGATGAGGAAGAACAGTATCCAACAGGTCCCTGATTAGCGATGGTTTGTTATGTGCAGCTGAATTGAAGGTAACTAAAGCTACTCTTCTCACATTGAGATCTGGATCTTCCAAGGTTTTCAGAAAATCACCTGAATGTGTAAGTTAAATGAAACATTATTAATATTTTatgcaagttttgtttttctaAAACAACCAGAGCACACTGCAACCCTTAATAAACCTTAATTCCTATTCAGGTATAATCAACAGGTGACCAAAGTTTCTCAAAAAAGGCCGCTGTTCATGTTCAATGCTGGACAGTGCATGTCATTAGATTATTTATCAATGGAGACATTACAGCCCAGTCTAATACGAACACCACAAAAGTTATGCATGTATTTTTGCCAAAAGGCATTAACCACTGCCTTCAGCAGTGAGAGAAGTTTAGTCTTCCTGACTCGCACCATCATCTCCCAAAGTACTGAAGTCAATAGCAACGACCTAACTGCCTCGCAGCCAACATCATTAAGCTCTGTATTAAACAGACAATGAATTCAGTCATCGGATTTGGTCAGCTTAATTTCCAAAGAATCAGATCCTTAAGGCCTCTAAGGAAGCCTCCTTTCCTTGAAAATTCCCAGAATATGGTTCACCATTTCCCAACTGATAACATACAGATTGTGGAGCCATGCTAGGTTGCAACCAGCATTACAATTTATTAGGCaaaattatatttaaataaaaccgaaagaactgcagatgctgtaaatcaggaacaaaaacaaagttgctgggaaagctctgcagctctggcagtatctgtgaagggaaaaaaacagagttaacgtttcggatcctgtgacccttcctcagaacggttctgtccttcacagatgcttacATGTAAATATGCTAGTATTTGTGGAAATATTTTGAAACCATTGAAACATTTCACAATCAGAAGGATTTGTGAATGGACAAAAGCAACTTTACCTATGCAGTTCTTTAACAGAGGGTCTATCGGTTGCGGGTGATCAGAAATTGTAAACTTCACAGCTGTAACCACAGAGCTTCGAGCATAAGAAGAACCTATAGTGGAAATGGCAAGGTTAAAACCCTCAAAAGGCAGAATACAGATTCCAGTTTATTCCCTTAAGATCTCTGTATTTGAGATCAGTAATTCTTTTGCTATGAGAACTTCAACTTGTGCACATTGAATATCAGTATATAAATGAAAATAGTGTCATACAAATTTCAACCACCCAAAGTCTTGATCAAGTGCTAAGTAATCAGTCTAAACAGAGAAGAGATAAGAAAAAGAATTTTAACTTGTAAATAAAGACTAATTTACATTGACACTCATTAATCCCCACTTTGAGGTCTTGATGCTGTGATAAGGAAGTTATTTCTACTCATTATacaaatttctgtgtttatttagaTACTTTAAGGTAGTAAAATATATCCTAAGATTGCATACAGGAATGCTGTCAAGCAGAATTTGATATCAAGCTAACCCATATGAAATATTAAGGCAGATGGCCAAGAGGCAAGATTTTTAAAGCGCCCTGAAAGAATAAAGATTATAAAAAAGCAAAGAGGTTTGCAGAGAGAATTCTAAAGACTAGAAccttggcagctgaaggcatagTTGCTGATGGTAGAGTGATGTAAATTAGGGATGGTCAGAATTAGGTGAGCAGTGAATTGCAGAGCTGAACAGAAATAGAAAAACTCCTGGCCATGGAAGACTTTGTAAAAGGACTACAATTTTAACAATGGAGGCATTTCTTAATTAGGAGCTAATGTAGGTCAGAAAAGGTTAAGGAACAGGGCTCAGTGTGAGTTAAGACATCAGCAGTACTTAAGATGATCTCAAATTTACAGAGAATGAAAGATGATAAGTTGGACAGATGTTGCTCGGAATTGTCAAGCCTAGAAGTTACAATGGCAtagatgagggtttcagcagggGTCGAGGTGCAGTGAAGAGTCAGGCAAAACTGCAGATATGGCAACAGGCAGCTACATCTTAGCAATGACATGAGTATGCAGTCAGAAGCTCATATCAGGGTTAAATACTAGAAGGTTGCAAGTAGTTTGTTTCGGTCTTAGATGGTTGAAGTCAACGTTGAGAAAATCAAGTTTGGGGCAGGTTTACAAGCATTAACTTCCCTTTGCCATTTGTCTTCCTCTGTGCTTCACCTCTCATTTTCTTTAAAACATAACTCTTTCTTTGATAACTGGTCACTCAATCCCCTCAGTACAAGAATTGAGTTGATTATACAGAGGTGGTATTGACAGTTTTCTGCATAACCATACACAGCAATAGTTTGTTCTTACAATATCACCAAATAATAATTAGATTATGCAACATTCTATTCTTTCCTTTGAAGTTGTGACTTAACAATAGCTATTACGAGTGAATACTGTATGAGATACTGAAGTTTTATATTAAGTATATTTTACATACGCTACATGTAAATAACGTACCTGATTCCAAGTATCCTTTAAGCCGTGGTAGTAATGTCTCTGGATCTATCAAAGTAAGTTTGCCCAGGCATTCTGCAACAACATTTCGAGTTCCTTCTTCTGCACACTCACAATGTTTCAGCAGCAAATTCCAAATGTTTTCTACATATGGTTTGAGACCACCAACTGAAGAAGAGCTAATAATTTCTTTTAGAGAATGTAACAGGAGATATTGTCTTTTTGGTTGACTTGTTATTTCTTGCAGAACAAAAGGCAGATACTCAGGAAGGTTTCCAACACTAATGCTTCCAAGGGCATAGGATGCTGCAGATTTGACCTCCTCACTAGAGGAAGAGAAAGCTTCTAAGATTACAGATTTAAGCTCAGTTTGCCCACTTAAGTCTATATGATGACCAACCTCTCCAAGAGAGAGCAAAGCCAAGAGACGGATAGAATCAGTGGATCTAGAATTCTTCACATCCTGGATGAACTGCCCAACCACAGCTGGTCCTTCTCTGGGGCAGGCTCGGGTAAGTGCTGCGACACACTTTGCGATTGAGTAATAGGACTGCTTGTGAGTCAATGCACTGTTTTGGGAATAAACTGGACCAGTCAGCATTCGCAATAACTCCATATAACCAAGGTTTGCAGTTCCAGTCCCAACAAGAGCTTGGAAGAAATATAACATGGCACAAAGAGCTCCTCCTTGAAGTAGTGGGGACCGTACCAGCCCAATAAGCTCAGTAAGAATTGAGCCACTGACTTTTGAAAGGGAAGATGGGTGTACTTTGGCCAAAGTTGTAAGAAAGCTTATGGCCATCTGTGATACATGCATGTCACTTTCACTAATTAGAGGTGGAAGCTCCACAAGGACTGCTTCGATCATGGCAGGTGTCAGGCTGTCACTATAGTTCTTGATCAAGATGTCCAAAGCAGAAAGGGTACTCAGCTTCAGTGCTCGCTGATTTTTCCTCAAGAACGAGGCTAAAATTGGTACTCCCTCACTCAGCACTGGTCGTAGGTCAATCTTGAGAGAAGATCCAGCAATTAATGTCAAAGCTTTAACTGTTGTAAGTCTAGTAATTTCATTCTTCAGCCTCTCCAAGAAAATCTGCAGTGTGCTGGGTAAATCGCTGCCTAAATGGTCCCCAAGATTACAAATGATCTGTCCCATGCAAGAGATAGCTCTCTCCTTCACCTCTTGATCAATGTCTGCAGCTTTCAAACGCTTGACGGTACATGTAAATAAGTCATTAATGTATGGAGAAGCATCAAATGAATACAGGTGTTCTACAGGTCTAAGTACTTTTACAAGCTGCTGAGTTACAAGAAGTGCTTCTGACGTGATCTTGTAAAATGGATCACCCACGCAAGCCACCACTGGTGGAACTAAAGCTTCTACATGAGGATGGAAGACTTGAGGCGAGTGGTTACAAAGAATAACATACAAACATGAGAGAGCATCGATCTTTAGATTGGACGAGCTGGATTTATCATTCAAGGAAAAGATTATCCCTgcaagaaacaaaaaacaaaaaaatgtaatGGTGGAATAAAGTTTTTATTTATAAACAACCCAAGTTACATTTTCTGTTATAATATCAAGCAACTCAATTCTACAATTCACAATACAATTCTACAAACAATAGCAAGTTATTCtaaaaaaaatgtgcaaattccaataCACTTTAAACAATGTAACATTGCTACTTTGAGTGTACCTTGATTTAATGATCTGCTACTGACAATACACAAATGTTAGTGTCAATATCAGCATGCAATACAAACATGAATATGGTGTGCTTTAAGTTTAACTCAGAAACATTTTGTAAATCTGTTACATTCTATGGGGTCTAACATGAACACAAAGTCTGAAGAGAGAGAGGCAATAGCAATTACAGATTCAGTTACCCCATTTGAAATTTTCCAATTCCTCAACTGTTATATGATGCCAATTTTTAACTGGATTCCCCTTACGAATATATTTTTGCACAATCTGCTTTAAATTAACTTAAGCTGCATCACGTCAACAACCTATATTTGTCAAGTGCCTTTAACATATGGAACGTCCCAGGGGCATTTCAAAATGTGCTAGCAAAAGAGATGATCATCCAGATGTTCCAAATGCAGTAGCACACATACCAAGATGTACAGTGATATTGAGGTGGTAATGGCCTACAAATTTCCAGTGAAGCCCTAACTAACTCATTGATGAATTGAAGCTGTAGCTGGACACAAAAGTCCAAGTGCTTCAGCCTAAAAAGATAATGATGCAGTTTTAAACAAGGTCAGCAGTATGCATTCCCACTCTAAAGATGACTGTAAAGTCACAGTCATTAAGTCATCCACAGGGTCAATTTGACCAAAAAGCTGTCTTCAAGGAGTTCCTGAAAGGAGTAAAGCATGATAGAATCCAAGAGGTGTACGGAACAAACGTTAGAGCAAGGGGCCTAGGTAACTGCAGTCATGGTCACAAATAGTTGAGCAATTTTAACTGGTTGATGGAAAGAGACCATAAAGTTGTGAAGATAAAAATTACTGAGGTATAAAGCCATTGGggcatttgaaaacaaggatgagcaTCTTTATCACCAAGATGTTGGTTGACCTGGAACCCCCAATCTAACTCAAGTaaggggttgggggagggagagaagaagACAGGAGTGAGGTGGTGGGGGGACgcagggggagaaagagagagacagacagtcagaatTGACTGTGAGTAAGACAAAGAAAAACGAGCAACCAGATTTGCTGAAGTGATTTGGAATAGTCAAGTGGAGAGTTGACAAAAGCATGAATGATAGCTCCAGTGTGAAAAAGCTGAAACAGCAAACTGGGACAGTGttacagagatggaaatagacaTAGCGAATGTAAAAAGTGAGGTTGGAAACTCAGCTCAGATGGCCATTCATcctcttctttttctttatcagtAATTTAATTCctgaggttaaaaaaaattgttttctattCTTTCTTTGCT is a genomic window containing:
- the cand1 gene encoding cullin-associated NEDD8-dissociated protein 1, yielding MASASYHISNLLEKMTSSDKDFRFMATNDLMTELQKDSIKLDDDSERKVVKMILKLLEDKNGEVQNLAVKCLGPLVSKVKEYQVETIVDTLCTNMLSDKEQLRDISSIGLKTVIGELPPASSGSALAANVCKKITGRLTSAIAKQEDVSVQLEALDIMADMLSRQGGLLVNFHPSILNCLLPQLTSPRLAVRKRTIIALGHLVMSCGNLVFVDLIEHLLTELAKNESMSTTRTYIQCIAAISRQAGHRIGEYLEKIIPLVVKFCSVEDDELREYCIQAFESFVRRCPKEVFLHVTTIINLCLRYLTYDPNYNYDDDDDDAAMESEGGDDDDQGSDDEYSDDDDMSWKVRRAAAKCLDGVVSTRHEMLPEFYKTVSPALIARFKEREENVKADVFHAYLSLLKQTRPAQSWHLDPDAMEQEETPLVMLQNQVPNIVKALHKQMKEKSVKTRQCCFHMLTELVNVLPGALTHHVPVLVPGIIFSLNDKSSSSNLKIDALSCLYVILCNHSPQVFHPHVEALVPPVVACVGDPFYKITSEALLVTQQLVKVLRPVEHLYSFDASPYINDLFTCTVKRLKAADIDQEVKERAISCMGQIICNLGDHLGSDLPSTLQIFLERLKNEITRLTTVKALTLIAGSSLKIDLRPVLSEGVPILASFLRKNQRALKLSTLSALDILIKNYSDSLTPAMIEAVLVELPPLISESDMHVSQMAISFLTTLAKVHPSSLSKVSGSILTELIGLVRSPLLQGGALCAMLYFFQALVGTGTANLGYMELLRMLTGPVYSQNSALTHKQSYYSIAKCVAALTRACPREGPAVVGQFIQDVKNSRSTDSIRLLALLSLGEVGHHIDLSGQTELKSVILEAFSSSSEEVKSAASYALGSISVGNLPEYLPFVLQEITSQPKRQYLLLHSLKEIISSSSVGGLKPYVENIWNLLLKHCECAEEGTRNVVAECLGKLTLIDPETLLPRLKGYLESGSSYARSSVVTAVKFTISDHPQPIDPLLKNCIGDFLKTLEDPDLNVRRVALVTFNSAAHNKPSLIRDLLDTVLPHLYNETKVRKELIREVEMGPFKHTVDDGLDIRKAAFECMYTLLDSCLDRLDIFEFLNHVEDGLKDHYDIKMLTFLMLVRLSTLCPSAVLQRLDRLVEPLRATCTTKFFLILLTTCFFTNLCIEKFVYSIVSPSSAS